The Kosakonia sacchari SP1 genome includes a window with the following:
- the yciT gene encoding DNA-binding transcriptional regulator YciT produces the protein MNSRQQLILQTVIDKGQMSVTDLARMTGVSEVTIRQDLNTLEKQSYLRRTHGFAVPLDSDDVETRMMNNYTVKRDLADFAASLVSSGETIFIENGSSNALLARKLGEQRDITIITVSSYIAHLLKEALCEVILLGGIYQKKSESMVGPLTRQYIQQVHFSKAFIGIDGWQPETGFTGRDMMRTDVVNAVLEKGSEAIVLTDSSKFGVVHPYTLGPDERFQRVITDSALKPEAHLQLQQKGLIVDIVNTGGFR, from the coding sequence GAATTCCCGACAACAACTTATTTTGCAGACGGTCATCGACAAAGGCCAAATGAGCGTTACAGACCTCGCGCGTATGACCGGGGTATCTGAAGTGACGATTCGGCAGGATCTGAATACGCTCGAAAAACAAAGCTATTTGCGCCGTACACATGGTTTTGCTGTGCCGCTGGATAGTGACGATGTTGAAACACGCATGATGAACAACTACACCGTGAAGCGTGATTTGGCTGATTTTGCGGCATCGCTGGTTAGTTCTGGTGAAACCATATTTATTGAAAATGGTAGTAGCAATGCCCTCCTCGCCCGCAAACTGGGCGAACAGCGTGATATCACCATTATTACCGTGAGCAGCTATATAGCCCATCTGCTCAAAGAGGCGTTGTGTGAAGTGATCCTGCTTGGCGGTATTTATCAGAAAAAGAGTGAAAGCATGGTCGGTCCACTGACTCGTCAGTACATTCAGCAGGTGCATTTCAGCAAAGCGTTTATCGGGATCGATGGCTGGCAACCGGAAACGGGTTTTACCGGGCGCGACATGATGCGTACTGACGTGGTCAATGCGGTGCTGGAAAAAGGCAGCGAAGCGATTGTGCTCACCGATAGCTCCAAGTTTGGCGTAGTCCATCCTTATACGCTTGGCCCGGATGAACGCTTTCAGCGGGTGATCACCGATTCAGCCCTTAAGCCGGAAGCGCATCTTCAACTGCAGCAAAAAGGCCTGATTGTCGATATCGTTAACACTGGTGGGTTTCGCTGA